The following coding sequences lie in one Agrobacterium vitis genomic window:
- a CDS encoding carbohydrate ABC transporter permease encodes MEAKRRAVFFAWCLLLPATIYIAIIVAYPLVDTFILSFTDASLKRVTNWVGWDNYNKIFNATFADVIIRTFVWTFFSVLFKMIIGTFGATLLNTAVPGRTLFRILTMPPWIVPMAIGIFMWGWMYNGQFGMISGMLQRVGLVDGPVAFLAYGSTAFWATIFTDVWIGVPMVTLYLLAAMQAIPQDLHEAAWTDGAGRFYRFRRITLPLLMPAMITMSMISLISTFNSFDIIWILTRGGPSGGTTTMIIDTYKTAIGSYKYGEGAARAVLICIFLSIFSYFYFRVTSRLSQEHSR; translated from the coding sequence ATGGAGGCGAAACGCAGAGCCGTTTTCTTCGCCTGGTGCCTGCTGTTGCCGGCAACCATCTATATCGCGATCATCGTTGCTTATCCGCTGGTCGATACCTTCATTCTGTCCTTCACCGATGCGTCGTTGAAACGGGTGACGAACTGGGTTGGCTGGGATAATTACAACAAGATCTTCAACGCCACCTTCGCGGATGTCATTATCCGCACCTTCGTGTGGACGTTTTTTTCCGTGCTGTTCAAGATGATTATCGGCACGTTCGGCGCGACGCTTCTGAACACCGCTGTGCCGGGGCGAACCTTGTTTCGCATCCTGACCATGCCGCCCTGGATCGTGCCGATGGCGATTGGCATTTTCATGTGGGGCTGGATGTATAACGGCCAGTTCGGGATGATTTCCGGCATGTTGCAACGTGTTGGTCTGGTCGATGGCCCGGTTGCCTTCCTCGCGTATGGATCGACGGCGTTCTGGGCAACAATTTTCACCGATGTATGGATTGGCGTGCCAATGGTGACGCTTTATCTGCTGGCGGCGATGCAAGCGATCCCGCAGGATCTGCACGAGGCGGCCTGGACGGATGGGGCCGGGCGGTTTTACCGGTTCCGCCGCATCACCCTGCCGCTGCTGATGCCGGCGATGATTACCATGTCGATGATTTCGCTGATCTCGACCTTCAATTCCTTCGATATCATCTGGATATTGACCCGTGGCGGCCCAAGCGGCGGCACGACGACGATGATCATCGATACCTACAAGACGGCGATCGGGTCGTACAAATACGGTGAAGGGGCGGCGCGCGCCGTGCTGATCTGCATCTTCCTGTCGATCTTCAGCTATTTCTACTTCCGCGTCACCAGCCGTCTTTCGCAGGAGCATTCCCGATGA
- a CDS encoding Gfo/Idh/MocA family protein: MKVAIIGLGFRLGYLGRVLSEIDPSFEIVGYVDPDPAGLPGLVEAGVSPGKAYETPEQLIAGGGFDLLMIGSPNHLHIQHIRLGLEAGLTVFTEKPIVISIEESLELASLLHAYGHDRLLVGLVLRYSPLYRDLRQAQADGLLGNVVSIEASEHIEPYHGAFFMRDWRRYGRYTGGFMLEKCCHDLDLYNDVVGARPRFVASFGGRKSFIPENAPEQDGVNDMEVYHRKPSGWLGSDKVFDSDADIIDYQTAIIEYENGVAMTFHTNLNVPDQFRRFCVIGSKGMAEGDFVRGFLDVHNARNNDKVIAKTYSAPSEKSQHYGADEQMAADVLAFIETGAKQPVSALDAIEAGILALALDQARAERKVVDLAPVWARYDACLHGEASAAASKSA, from the coding sequence ATGAAAGTCGCCATTATCGGGCTTGGTTTCCGGCTTGGTTATCTCGGTCGGGTGCTCAGTGAGATCGATCCGTCTTTCGAGATTGTCGGCTATGTCGATCCTGATCCGGCAGGCCTGCCTGGATTGGTCGAGGCGGGTGTATCGCCAGGCAAAGCATATGAAACACCGGAACAGCTGATTGCCGGGGGCGGCTTCGATCTGCTGATGATCGGTTCGCCCAATCACCTGCATATCCAGCATATCCGGTTAGGACTTGAAGCCGGACTGACAGTCTTTACCGAAAAGCCGATCGTGATTTCCATCGAGGAAAGCCTCGAACTCGCCTCGCTTCTGCATGCCTATGGTCATGACCGCTTGTTGGTTGGTCTTGTTCTTCGCTATTCGCCGCTCTACCGCGATTTGCGTCAGGCGCAGGCGGATGGCCTGCTTGGCAATGTCGTCTCCATTGAGGCTTCGGAGCATATCGAGCCTTATCATGGCGCGTTCTTCATGCGCGATTGGCGCCGTTATGGGCGCTATACCGGCGGCTTCATGCTGGAGAAATGCTGCCACGACCTTGATCTTTACAACGATGTTGTCGGTGCGCGGCCGCGTTTCGTTGCGAGTTTTGGTGGTCGCAAGAGCTTCATTCCGGAAAATGCGCCGGAGCAGGATGGCGTCAACGACATGGAAGTCTATCACCGCAAACCAAGCGGTTGGCTGGGCTCCGACAAGGTCTTTGATAGCGATGCCGACATTATCGATTATCAGACCGCGATCATCGAATATGAGAATGGCGTGGCAATGACGTTTCACACCAACCTCAATGTGCCCGATCAGTTTCGCCGGTTCTGCGTGATCGGCTCGAAAGGCATGGCTGAGGGTGATTTCGTGCGTGGCTTCCTCGATGTCCACAATGCCCGTAACAATGACAAGGTCATTGCCAAGACCTATAGCGCGCCGTCCGAGAAGTCGCAGCATTACGGTGCCGACGAACAAATGGCAGCCGACGTGCTGGCCTTTATCGAAACCGGAGCGAAGCAACCGGTTTCGGCTCTCGACGCCATTGAGGCGGGCATTCTGGCCCTGGCGCTGGATCAGGCGCGGGCCGAGCGTAAAGTGGTGGATTTGGCGCCTGTCTGGGCGCGTTACGATGCCTGCCTGCATGGCGAGGCGTCCGCCGCCGCGTCTAAGTCGGCATAG
- a CDS encoding GntR family transcriptional regulator, whose protein sequence is MQTDVLAFASLQSSRGGPLYIKLKTLIEDAVEAGQLKHGDALPAERDIAESAGISRVTVRKAIDDLVAEGLLVRRRGAGTFVVKPVKRMQQPLTRLTSFTEDMARRGMVSGSRWLERGLFLPTPEETMALGLSGTARVARLVRLRTASDMPIALERTNLPDDLLPDPSRVENSLYAALGSVGIRPVRANQRISAVILTDEDAKLIGMPPGSAALSVQRIAYLDTGRVMEVSRALYRSDAYDLVAELTIGS, encoded by the coding sequence ATGCAGACGGATGTGCTTGCTTTTGCGAGCCTGCAATCCAGCCGGGGCGGCCCGCTTTATATCAAGTTAAAGACGCTGATCGAAGATGCCGTCGAAGCTGGACAGCTTAAGCATGGCGACGCCCTTCCTGCGGAGCGCGACATTGCCGAGTCCGCAGGTATCAGCCGCGTCACCGTGCGCAAGGCAATAGACGACCTCGTTGCTGAAGGCCTGTTGGTTCGGCGCCGGGGTGCTGGAACCTTTGTCGTCAAGCCCGTCAAGCGCATGCAGCAACCGCTGACACGGCTGACATCCTTTACCGAGGATATGGCACGGCGTGGCATGGTCAGCGGTTCACGTTGGCTGGAGCGCGGCTTGTTTTTGCCAACCCCGGAAGAAACCATGGCGCTTGGGCTTTCCGGCACCGCGCGAGTGGCACGGCTGGTGCGGCTGCGCACCGCTAGCGACATGCCGATTGCGTTGGAACGTACCAATCTTCCAGATGATCTGCTGCCGGATCCCTCTCGCGTCGAGAACTCTCTCTATGCCGCACTTGGCAGTGTCGGGATTAGACCCGTGCGCGCCAATCAGCGCATTTCGGCGGTCATATTGACGGATGAAGATGCCAAACTGATCGGCATGCCGCCGGGCTCTGCCGCGCTTTCAGTGCAGCGGATCGCCTATCTGGATACAGGCCGGGTGATGGAAGTGTCGCGAGCGCTATATCGCAGCGACGCCTATGACCTCGTTGCGGAATTGACCATCGGCTCCTGA
- a CDS encoding SIS domain-containing protein: MTTTMRQEINEIPQAVSRLLRDSRESLEEAGAALRKRDPAVLVTIARGSSDHAAHFLKYAVELELGIVVASLGPSLASIYQAPLKLDRAAALAISQSGASPDLVALAKSAVAGGATTISLLNTISSPLATASDIAIDIQAGPEIAVAATKSFVNSIVAGLSLISAWSDNARLAAAVEALPTHLEKALALDWSGLVEVLKDADSLYMLGRGPTLAIACEAALKCKETSELHAEAYSSAEVLHGPVSLVSANFPIIAFAARDKAEASIAATANGLAAKNASVFLTSSLAKEANHLPFIETGHPLTDALALIVPYYGMVESLSRARGLDPDKPAALKKVTETR, encoded by the coding sequence ATGACGACCACCATGCGCCAGGAAATAAACGAGATTCCGCAAGCGGTCAGTAGACTGCTACGCGATAGCCGGGAGAGTTTGGAGGAAGCGGGTGCGGCGCTGCGCAAGCGCGATCCGGCGGTGCTGGTCACCATTGCGCGTGGTTCTTCCGACCATGCCGCCCATTTCCTGAAATATGCTGTCGAACTGGAGCTCGGGATCGTCGTTGCCTCGCTCGGCCCGTCCCTGGCCTCGATTTATCAAGCGCCGCTGAAACTGGACCGGGCGGCAGCACTTGCCATCTCGCAATCCGGGGCCAGCCCGGACCTGGTGGCGCTCGCCAAGTCCGCCGTGGCCGGTGGAGCAACGACAATTTCGCTGCTAAATACCATTTCTTCACCGCTGGCCACGGCCTCCGATATCGCCATCGATATTCAGGCCGGACCGGAAATTGCCGTCGCGGCAACGAAATCCTTCGTCAATTCCATTGTTGCTGGCCTGTCCTTGATCAGCGCCTGGAGCGACAACGCTCGCCTGGCAGCCGCGGTTGAAGCCCTGCCCACCCATCTTGAAAAAGCGCTGGCTCTGGATTGGAGTGGCCTGGTGGAGGTGCTGAAAGATGCCGATTCGCTCTACATGCTCGGGCGCGGCCCGACGCTGGCCATTGCCTGCGAAGCGGCGCTGAAATGCAAGGAAACATCTGAGCTGCATGCGGAGGCCTATTCTTCGGCTGAAGTGTTGCATGGTCCGGTCTCCCTGGTGTCTGCGAATTTCCCGATCATCGCCTTTGCCGCCCGCGACAAGGCGGAGGCTTCTATCGCCGCGACGGCCAATGGACTTGCCGCCAAGAATGCCTCTGTTTTCCTGACATCGTCTTTGGCAAAGGAGGCCAACCATTTGCCCTTCATCGAAACCGGCCATCCGCTGACCGATGCGCTGGCATTGATTGTACCCTATTATGGCATGGTGGAATCACTATCGCGCGCCCGTGGCCTTGATCCGGACAAGCCAGCCGCTCTGAAGAAAGTAACGGAAACCCGATGA
- the nagA gene encoding N-acetylglucosamine-6-phosphate deacetylase: protein MNSSLAAPSSFAVTGGRIFDGMRFHDDQALIVDQGRIADIVSDNAVPATLARVDAGSALVVPGFIDLQVNGGGGVLLNNQPDLDGIRAICAAHARFGTTALLPTLITDRPALRDQVLSLGSQALAERIPGYLGLHLEGPHLSLARKGTHDPDLIRSMNDDDLAKLIASAGTFGTALITIAPESVTPQQVKTLRAAGYHISLGHTDASCAQIGAYVEAGATLVTHLFNAMSQMGNREPGLVGAALSSETLSCGIIADGFHVDPVSMGIALRAKRGSGRIFLVTDAMSSIGTNETGFMLNGRPVFRQGGRLTLADGTLAGADIDMLSCIRFVHEKLATTLEEALNMASLYPAEAIGCETKGQLAPGKDADFLFLTPQLDLVSTWIAGTCVHSAATHSEARRA, encoded by the coding sequence ATGAACTCGTCTCTTGCGGCTCCCTCCTCATTCGCTGTGACAGGCGGCCGGATCTTTGACGGCATGCGTTTCCATGACGATCAGGCCCTGATTGTCGATCAGGGGCGAATCGCTGATATCGTCTCCGACAATGCCGTGCCTGCTACCCTTGCCAGGGTTGATGCAGGTTCGGCTCTGGTCGTGCCTGGCTTTATCGATCTGCAAGTCAATGGCGGCGGCGGTGTGTTGCTGAATAACCAGCCGGATCTTGATGGTATCCGGGCGATTTGCGCCGCCCATGCAAGGTTCGGCACGACGGCGCTGCTGCCGACATTGATTACTGACCGTCCTGCCCTGCGCGATCAGGTTCTGAGCCTTGGGAGCCAAGCCCTGGCCGAGCGGATCCCAGGCTATCTGGGGCTTCACCTGGAAGGTCCGCACCTTTCGCTGGCGCGCAAGGGTACTCATGACCCCGACCTGATCAGATCCATGAATGATGACGATCTGGCAAAGCTTATTGCCTCCGCTGGCACATTTGGCACTGCATTGATCACCATTGCGCCAGAAAGCGTTACCCCGCAGCAGGTGAAAACCCTGCGAGCAGCGGGTTATCACATCAGCCTGGGCCACACGGATGCGAGTTGCGCGCAGATTGGCGCCTATGTCGAGGCGGGCGCGACGCTCGTCACCCATTTGTTCAACGCCATGAGCCAGATGGGCAATCGCGAACCGGGCCTTGTCGGAGCAGCCCTTTCTTCAGAAACGCTGTCCTGCGGGATTATCGCTGACGGTTTCCATGTCGATCCGGTCTCGATGGGCATTGCCCTTCGCGCCAAACGCGGGTCTGGCCGGATTTTCCTGGTCACCGACGCCATGTCGAGCATCGGCACCAATGAAACCGGCTTCATGCTGAATGGTCGCCCGGTCTTCCGCCAGGGCGGACGGTTGACTTTAGCAGATGGAACCCTGGCCGGAGCCGATATCGATATGCTGTCCTGCATTCGCTTTGTCCACGAAAAGCTTGCGACAACGCTTGAGGAGGCGTTGAACATGGCGTCGCTTTATCCAGCTGAGGCGATTGGATGCGAGACGAAAGGTCAGCTTGCGCCAGGCAAGGACGCCGACTTCCTGTTCCTCACCCCGCAACTCGATCTGGTTTCCACCTGGATTGCTGGAACATGTGTTCATAGTGCAGCAACACATTCCGAGGCCCGGCGCGCATGA
- a CDS encoding ROK family protein, producing the protein MIVCFDIGGTAIKGAIAYSPEDIRPFPRQPTPGQDFDAFVGVIRSIIAEAGETPSCVAISICGIIDVDTSRAVVANIPCIHGRLLQHDLEEALGLPVLIANDADCFAIAEAGLGAGRGHRVVFGVILGTGVGGGLVVDGRLINSDGGFAGEWGHGPIAATEVGEPPVAIPRLPCGCGQKGCIDTICSARGMEKLHTHLTGENRTSEDIVKDWETGEPKASQTIAAFVELLSSPLALVVNTTGASILPVGGGLSNATKLVDAIDLAVRTKILRRFNHPIVVPAQCRLEPGLIGAALLGLARPN; encoded by the coding sequence ATGATCGTCTGTTTCGATATTGGCGGAACCGCCATCAAGGGCGCGATTGCCTATTCGCCTGAGGATATTCGTCCCTTTCCACGCCAGCCTACGCCGGGACAGGATTTCGATGCATTTGTCGGCGTCATCAGGTCCATCATTGCCGAGGCGGGAGAGACACCAAGCTGCGTGGCAATTTCCATCTGTGGCATTATAGATGTGGATACCAGCCGCGCTGTCGTCGCCAATATACCCTGCATCCATGGCCGTTTGCTGCAACACGATCTGGAAGAGGCCTTGGGCCTGCCTGTGCTGATTGCCAATGATGCCGATTGTTTCGCAATTGCCGAGGCTGGGCTGGGCGCGGGACGCGGCCACCGCGTGGTGTTCGGCGTCATTCTCGGCACCGGCGTCGGCGGCGGCCTGGTGGTCGATGGCAGGCTGATCAATAGCGATGGCGGCTTTGCCGGAGAATGGGGCCATGGACCAATTGCCGCAACCGAGGTCGGCGAACCGCCTGTCGCCATCCCTCGGCTTCCGTGCGGCTGCGGTCAGAAAGGTTGTATCGACACAATCTGTAGCGCGCGCGGCATGGAAAAGCTCCATACGCACCTGACCGGCGAAAACCGAACGAGTGAGGATATCGTCAAGGATTGGGAAACCGGCGAACCAAAGGCAAGCCAAACCATCGCGGCATTTGTCGAATTACTTTCCAGTCCGTTGGCTCTGGTCGTCAATACGACGGGGGCGAGCATACTGCCGGTCGGCGGCGGCCTATCCAACGCGACAAAGCTCGTTGACGCCATCGATTTAGCCGTCAGAACCAAGATCTTGCGACGGTTCAACCATCCTATTGTGGTTCCAGCGCAATGCCGACTGGAGCCGGGCCTGATCGGTGCAGCCTTGCTCGGGCTTGCAAGGCCAAATTAA